A stretch of DNA from Methylomicrobium lacus LW14:
TGAACTCGGCGCGCACGCGCAGGAAATTCGGCTGAATCGCGGCGACGATGTCGTTCAGGATTTGATTGGTCACCGCTTCATGAAAGGCGCCCTGATCGCGGAACGTCCAGATATACAGCTTCAGCGCCTTCAGTTCGACGCAGGCCGCCGCCGGCACATATTCGAGGCGGATAGTCGCGAAATCGGGCTGGCCGGTTTTCGGACACAAACAGGTGAATTCGGGGATGTCGATACGGATCGTGTAGTCCCGGCCGGGCTCGGGGTTGACGAAGGTTTCGAGGTCTTTGCTGGGTTTTGTGCTCATTTAAAAAAGGGGAGTTGAATCAATAACCGCTTATTTTACCAGCATCCGGGACAAAATGGCTGACTGGATCACTCGCGCGCCTCAATGCCGCTAAGCCTTGTCTTTGGACGCCTGCTTTTCCTGCGCGAAAAACGCCTGCACCTCCGCAATATCGCGGGAGCGTTTCATGGCCGGCACGCTGTCCAGAAATATCTGCCCGTAGGAGCGTTTCAGCAGGCGCGGGTCGCAGACCATCAGCACGCCGCGGTCGGTCACGTCTCGAATCAGCCGACCGATACCTTGCCTGAGCGCGATCACCGCGGCCGGCAATTGATATTCGAAAAACGGATTGCGGCCCGACTTCCGCATCGCCTCCATCCGCGCCTTCAACACCGGGTCGCCCGGGGACGCAAACGGCAGCTTGTCGATGATTACGCACGACAGCGCCTCGCCGCGCACGTCGACGCCTTCCCAGAAGCTTGCGGTGCCGAGCAGCACCGCATGCTCGGTCTTCGTGAACTGATCCAGCAGCGCGCCTTTCGGCCGGCTGCCCTGAATCAGCAGCGGATAGGGGATTTTATCCGCCAACAGTTCGGCGGCCTCTTTCAAGGCGCGGTGGCTGGTAAACAGAAAAAACGCCCGCCCCCGGCTCGCCTGCAAAACCGGCACCACGAAATCGACGATCATCGCGGTAAAATCCGGATGATCGGGCTTCGGCAGACCTTTCGGATGATAGAACAGCGACTGGCTCGCATAATCGAACGGGCTGTCCCAGCGCGCGTTGTCGGCATTGGCGACACCGAGACTGTTCGCGAAATGATCGAAGCTCTGCGCGACGCTCAAGGTCGCCGAGGTAAAGATCCATACCGCCTTGCTGAGCTGCATGAAACTGCGGAATTCGGCGGCGATGTCGAGCGGCGTCCGGCTGAAGGTGACCGTTTTTCGATGCGTCTCATACCAGCGTATCCATTTGCCGCCCGGCTCTTCGGAGATAACCTTCAACTGCTGCACCAGTTCCTCGGCGCGCTTGAAGCACGACTCCAGCCCCTTGC
This window harbors:
- the queF gene encoding preQ(1) synthase gives rise to the protein MSTKPSKDLETFVNPEPGRDYTIRIDIPEFTCLCPKTGQPDFATIRLEYVPAAACVELKALKLYIWTFRDQGAFHEAVTNQILNDIVAAIQPNFLRVRAEFNVRGGIYTTVVAEHRNPEWQAPQPVHLP